A single Oryza brachyantha chromosome 8, ObraRS2, whole genome shotgun sequence DNA region contains:
- the LOC121055116 gene encoding triphosphate tunnel metalloenzyme 3, which translates to MEVEIKLRLPDAAAHRRLSSFLAPRLRRTDAQRNLFFDAAARTLAAATAALRVRLYGTDDRAPSRAVLALKRRPRIDAGVSRVEEVEEPLDPALALACVDEPASLGRVDSPIIRLVAEEYGVGGAAAPFVCLGGFRNTRAVYQLEEGDSLGLVVELDETLFDFGTNYELECETAEPEQAKQVLERLLTVAGVPYEYSRTNKFACFMAGKLLP; encoded by the coding sequence ATGGAGGTCGAGATCAAGCTCCGcctccccgacgccgccgcgcaccgccgcctctcctccttcctcgcgccccgcctccgccgcaccGACGCCCAGCGCAACCTCTtcttcgacgccgccgcgcggaccctcgccgccgccaccgccgcgctccgcGTTCGGCTCTACGGCACCGACGACCGCGCCCCCTCCCGCGCCGTCCTAGCGCTCAAGCGCCGCCCGCGCATCGACGCCGGCGTCAGCCGCgtcgaggaggtggaggagccCCTCGATcccgccctcgccctcgcctgCGTCGACGAACCGGCGAGCCTCGGCAGGGTCGACTCCCCGATCATCAGGCTCGTTGCCGAAGAGTACGGGGTGGGCggggccgccgcgccgttcgTCTGCCTCGGCGGGTTCCGGAACACACGCGCCGTGTACCAGCTGGAGGAAGGCGACAGCCTCGGCCTCGTCGTGGAGCTCGACGAGACGTTGTTTGATTTCGGTACGAACTACGAGCTGGAGTGTGAGACGGCGGAGCCTGAGCAGGCGAAGCAGGTCCTCGAGCGGCTGCTCACGGTGGCCGGCGTACCGTACGAGTATTCCCGTACCAACAAGTTCGCCTGCTTTATGGCTGGAAAGCTTCTTCCATGA